A genomic region of Candidatus Omnitrophota bacterium contains the following coding sequences:
- a CDS encoding thiazole biosynthesis protein, which yields MLKPTGRRPDRVACEQTQRGRRVNEIQISRAILQGYHEKMLSHLESDVAIVGAGPAGLIAAFCLARQGFKVTVLEKRLSAGGGIWGGGMGMNELVVEDEALDIVDELGIRHRSASEGLHLLDACELASGLCFSALRAGATLLNLTTVEDVCIKSGRVAGVVANRSLVAEALPVDPLTFASRAVLDTTGHEAVVVGTLLKRALCKAGSPTGQLAEGPMNAKEAEKFVVEKVQAVYPGLWVAGMSVCAVFGGPRMGPIFGGMLLSGKRAAEKIAADLEAQPK from the coding sequence ATGCTGAAGCCCACGGGAAGACGTCCGGATAGGGTGGCTTGCGAACAAACTCAAAGGGGCAGGAGAGTGAACGAGATACAAATTTCCAGGGCAATTCTGCAGGGTTATCACGAGAAGATGCTTTCGCATCTTGAGAGCGACGTTGCCATTGTCGGCGCCGGTCCTGCAGGGCTCATTGCAGCCTTTTGCCTGGCCCGGCAGGGCTTCAAGGTGACAGTACTGGAGAAACGGTTGTCTGCCGGCGGTGGTATTTGGGGCGGGGGCATGGGCATGAATGAGCTTGTGGTTGAGGATGAGGCCCTGGATATTGTCGATGAGCTTGGAATCCGCCACCGTTCAGCTTCGGAAGGGTTGCATTTGCTTGACGCGTGTGAGCTTGCTTCAGGACTTTGCTTCAGCGCTTTGCGCGCAGGAGCTACTTTGCTCAATCTGACGACTGTTGAAGATGTGTGCATCAAATCCGGGCGGGTGGCGGGCGTGGTGGCGAACCGGAGCCTTGTCGCAGAGGCTCTGCCGGTGGATCCATTGACTTTTGCGTCCCGAGCGGTTTTGGACACTACGGGACATGAAGCAGTGGTAGTCGGCACACTCCTCAAACGGGCCTTGTGCAAGGCCGGCTCGCCGACAGGTCAATTGGCGGAAGGGCCGATGAATGCGAAGGAAGCCGAGAAGTTTGTGGTGGAAAAGGTTCAAGCGGTATATCCCGGGTTATGGGTGGCGGGCATGAGTGTCTGCGCAGTCTTTGGAGGGCCCCGGATGGGGCCCATTTTCGGCGGCATGCTGTTGTCCGGTAAAAGA